The genomic window TCCTCTAAAACTGCATCACCATTTGCATCAACAACTGCTTTGCCACTTGCATCGACTTTCTTAACCCAGTTTTTAAGGTCAAGACCAATGCCGCCAGTTACATCAACGGTTGTTAAGAATATTGGAGAAATACCATTAGTACCCGCAACTATAGGTGCAATGTTAATAAAGGGTACGTATGGACTTGCTTGTTTACCTGCCAATAGTGCAACGTTGTTAACACCCGACATACGAGATGAACCAACACCCATAGTGCCTTTTTCAGCGATAAGCATGACTTTCGCGTTAGGGTACTTAACTTGTAATGCTTTAATTTCTGCTTGAGCTTCTGGAGTGCCCATGCATTGGCCATGTAATTCACGGTCAGCACGTGAATGTGCTTGATGACCTGGAGATAATAAATCAGTTGAGATATCACCTTCTCCGGCAATATAAGTGACTACTTCAACTTTTGCTTCAACTTCAGGTAACTTAGTGAAGAATTCAGCTTGGGCGTAGCTTTCTAAAATATCTTTCGCCAGTGCGTTGCCTGCTTTAAATGCAGCTTCAAGACGTACTGTATCAGCGTCATATAAAAATACTTGAGTTTTTAAAACTTCTGCCGCTGGTTTTGCTACTGCTGCGTCATCAGATAATGCTAAATCAAGAAGTACCTCAATTGAAGGGCCACCTTTCATATGAGATAACAATTCAAAAGCAAATGTAGGGGTAATTTCTGCGACGACTGACTGAGCTAGAATAATTTCTTTTAAAAATTCAGCTTTTACACCTGCAGCACTGGTTGTGCCTGGTAAAGTGTTATAAATGAAAAAGTTAAGTGAATCTTCGCGATGCTCATTTGCAGAATCTTTAATTTGAGCAATGATTTCTGATAATAGATCAGCAGAATCAATGGGTAGAGGAGCTAATCTTAGCTCATTCTTACGATTTTCAATTTCTTTAATGTACTCTAAATATAGACTCATTTAAAACTCTCTCTAGTTCTAATGGGCTAATAACATTATCATCATTAGCAAGGAAAAATTTTGCTTATAGTTTACCTGATTTTTGAGCTACTACGAATCATTTGATTAAATAAGTACTATTCATCGCAGTGATAACTAATATAGGTTTTAGTCGTAAAGGTTATGTAGGTAGGGTGTCAGAGGATAATAGTAAGAAATAATCCCGTAAATTTTATGATACTAGTAGAAAGGTCTAATTTTTTATATCTCGATAATCGCCTATATTGAAGCAAAAAGATCAATAAATTATTCCTATTAGCATAAGATGCTAACGCCTGATACTTAGCGGTATTTGAATTTCCATAAGATTGAAAGTTATACCCGTAAAGCGAATACTGTAATGTTACAAGGAGAAGCTTAAGGTGTTAATCAGCCAAAGTTAATTTTTCCCTTAAAGCGCACAGGGGTTATTTATATGTTTTACGCTTTGAGGTGTTAATCAGCCGAAGTTAATTTTTCCCTTAAAGTACACAATTTTTCCCTTAAAGCGCACAGGGGGTATTTATATATTGTGCGCTTTACAGCAATAACAGATTTAACTAAGGATAATGACTACTGAGTTGGGCTGTTAATTAAGCTTACTGTCCTGCCAAAACTTAGTGCCTTTTATTGTTGCCTGCAGGGCTAAGCCACTTTCAGTAAAAGTGTAGACAGTTACATCACCGTAATACATTTCTCCTTCAACTGAACCGCCTTTATTACCCGCTTTTGCTGCGGCATCAACATTACCACCAAAGCTCCAACCTTGATTAACAAAATCATTCATTGCTTGTGCCGTATGAAATACCATAACAATACGGTAATCTTTAACACCAAGACCAAGGCCTATACCACCTTCAGCCATATTCATATAAGTATATTTAGCTGAATTATTACTTTTAACCACACCATAGCCTGTGCCAGCTGCCATAAATATTAAATTGATATTAGCATTCGAAAAGACAGCATAACCAGCCGCTGAATTAATTTGGCTACGGGTATCTGGTTTATTAGCAAAAAGTTGGTTAAGCACCGTATCTTTCATGGTGAGAATTTCTTGTTGTTGTTCTGCTTTACTACCATCTCCCATTGAAGCACAAGCAACCAAGGTTAAGCTAAGCACTAAAGATAACAATTTTTTAATTGAGAACATCGTTTTTTTCCTTTTATAATTAATTATCTACAGTTTAGAGCAGTGTTAGCCTTTTTATAAGTCAATTTAATCAATAGTAGCTATTTGTTTTAGTGTCATTAGAAGGATTGTTACCAACTTGCTTTTTTATCACTTTCGTATAAGCGCCAAACAAAGCCAATACCGAGGCTGTAAGTAATGTCTTTTTCATAAAGAGGGCTATCTTGGTTGGCTGCACCTTGATGAAATTGTGCTGAGCCAGTGATAAATGCGCGGATATTTTTTCGTATGGGTAATGACAGACCCATAGAAAGCTCTGCACCCAAATAGCCTCCTTTGGCATTATATTGTTGGCGATTGCTATTGGCGAATTTGCGATCAACCTGATAAAAGTAATCTTGTAATTTTTCAGTCGCAAAAGCTAAGCTAAAGGCGATATTTAAGCCTACTTCTTTAACAATTGCACCACGCTGTTGGTATGAAATGGTTGGCTCTATAACAAAACCACGATCGTCGATGCGATCAAAATCAGTAGAAAATACCGCTCTTGCTTGCAAGCGAGCTTTGAGTCTTGCATCTCCACCTTGTGAAAATTTGTAGTCTTTAACGCGATAAATTAATTGTGGCCCTATTTCAAATAAGAAGTCTAATTCAGGCATACCAGCCCGAGATGTATTGTCATCACTGTCGGCAGAGAATGCACCGCCAAAGGAAAGGTCTAATTCAAAATCACTTGTTTCAACCACAACTGCACGCATGCCATCACCACCACCAACCCGAAACACATCGCCCCGATAAACGACATAGGGCGCGGCTAAAGCAATAAAATTTCGCTCGCCTGATGCCGGGTAATTAGCGACTTCTATAGCGCCACCACCAAGTCCAAATTCCCATAAAGGCTGACTTTTGTCGATGTTTTCAAAGCCAGTTAGCCCGCGAACAGGGGATTCGTCTTTGTCGTTAGCTATAACAGGCGATACGAAGAGAGCAGTAGTGAAAATAGCTAAAAAATACAGTTTTATGCAATACATTCAACAACCTTGTTAGAAAAAAAATTTTTATATATTAATCGTAAACCATAGTGCGCGGTGATTAAAACTCTTTTATTCATTTTAATGATAGGTGCCTAATGTCGAGACTGAAAAATAAATGTGCGTTTGATAGATAACGTTTTAGTGACGACTTCATAAATAATTCAAAATATTTTTTATAGGTAAAATTCTTATACTTGCTAGTAATCATAACTCGTTACAATTGAATGTTTAATAACCGTCAAAAGCTATTTGTATCTTACTTGCCGAACCGGATAAAATAACCATAATTATAATTATAAAACAACGGACCGTTATGCACCTCAATTCACTAGCAACTTCATTATTATTATCACTATTCTTAGTCACAGTGTTAAGCGCTTGTAATGAAGAAAAAGTAGCAGACAAAGAAAAGAAAGTTTACCAGGTGCCCGTAGAAACAACTCTCGTTGACAATAGAACGATCACTAACACTTATCGAACAACCGCTGTGCTTGAGGCAAAAGCTGAAAGCAAAGTCACCAATAAAGTCACAGGCATGATTAACACGATATTAGTTGAAGAAGGGATGTCGGTTACCAAAGGACAAACCTTAGCTGAAATTGATTCTGAAAATTATTTATTAGAACTTGAACGTACCACCATAGATGTCGACTCTGCGGTTGCAGAATTTAACCGCAGTAGACCAATAGATGGTGAACAACTGATATCGGTTAAAGATTTAGAAAAGCTTGAGTTTTTAGTGAAAACAAGAAAAAACCAACAAAAAGTGGCGGCGATACAAGTACGTGATTCAAAAGTAAGAGCGCCAATATCAGGTGTTATTGCTTCAAGAATGGTGAAAGAAGGCAATATGACCGCTAATGTTGGTGGTGAAATGTTTACCATTGTTGCCCTCGATACTTTACAAGGGGTTGTTTATTTGCCCGAATCTGAAATGAATAATGTTCATGTTGGTCAACAAGCGTATTTAAACTTTCCGGCAAACGCAAAAGAACTTCCTGCAACGGTTGACTTAATCTCACCAATCATTGATACCGAGTCGGGGACTTTTAAAGTGACCTTAAAAGTTAATAATGATAACCATGTCTTAAACCCCGGGATGTTTGCTAAAGTGTCACTGACCCTTGATGTTCATGATAATGCGCAAATTGTGCCACAAAAAGCCTTGCTGGTTACCGACACTGAAACCAGCTTATTCGTTATTCAAGATAATAAAGCTAAGAAAGTTACAGTGGTTACCGGTTTTGAACAAGATGGTTTTGTTGAAATATTAACGCCACTAAATGCCCTTGAACCGGTAGTGATTGTCGGTCAGCAAGGTTTGAAAATTGATAGTGCTGTAAAAATAATAGGTAAAGAAGAAACCCCAAAGAAGAACGTTGAACTAACTACTGATAATAATGCCGTTAAGGAAAATGCTGATAATCAAGCAACACAAGACTAATAAGTTGTGAACTGGCTTTTACCTAATCATTAAATCTAAAGGAATTATTATTCATGAGTATTGTTAGTACTGTGGTTAAACGCCCGGTAACAGTAGCGATGTTTACCCTCGCTGTGATGTTATTTGGCATGGTAGGGTTTTCTCGACTCTCTGTTGCCTTGTTGCCCGATCTTTCTTATCCAACGTTAACCGTAAGAACCGATAACGCCGGCGCCGCACCTGCTGAAATAGAACAATTGATCAGTAAACCCATTGAAGAATCAGTCGGTGTTGTTAAAGGGATACGCAAGGTTCATTCTATCTCAAAAGCTGGACAATCCGATGTTGTTATTGAGTTTGAATGGGGCGTGGCGATGAACTTTGCGACGCAGAATGTCCGTGAAAAGCTTGATATCATTGCATTGCCAAAAGATGTTAATAAACCGATTATTTTACGTTTTAACCCCGCCCTAGACCCCATTATACGTTTAGGGCTGTCAACTGAAAATAAGCATCCTCGGGCATTAAAAAAGATACGTACTTTTGCCGAGCAAGAAATAAAACGACAGCTTGAAACTATTTCAGGTGTTGCCGCTGTGCAGCTTGGTGGTGGTTTACAGCAAGAAATACAGGTTGTTTTTGATCAAGAAAAGGCTGCGCGCCGAGGTATAACAGCACAAAGTATTGTTGCACGTATCCAAAGTGAAAATATTAATATGTCGGCAGGTCGTGTTTACGATGGTCAGCAAGAGTATTTAGTTCGAACAGTGAACCAATTCGTCTCACTCGAGCAACTTGGCAATATGATTGTTAAGCAAGCCGATGGCAAAACTATTTACCTTAAAGACATAGCACAAGTTATTGATGGCGAAAAAGAACGCACCGATATTACTCGAATCAATAATAATGAAGCGATAGAACTGGCCATTTATAAAGAAGGCGATGCTAATACGGTAACCGTAGCAAAAGCGGTAAATAAAAAATTAGCCGAGCTTGAAGAAACTTTACCCGAAGCACTGACTTTTACGGTTATTTATGACCAATCTGAATTTATTGTCAATGCGGTAGACGAAGTGAAAAGTGCGGCTATTATTGGCGGATTACTTGCCATGTTGATTTTATATTTATTCTTGGGTAATTTTTTCAATACGATTATTATTTCACTAGCGATACCTATTTCAATTATCGCGACCTTTAATTTAATGTTTGCTAATGACATTAGTCTTAATATTATGTCGTTAGGGGGCATTGCCTTAGCGGTTGGCTTATTAGTTGATAATGCGATTGTCGTGCTAGAAAATATTGCGCGCTATCGCGAAAAAGGCGTCAGTATTATTGAAGCGGCAATAAAGGGTACCGATGAAGTCTCGGGCGCTGTTATTGCTTCTACACTGACCACTTTAGCGGTGTTTTTTCCTTTAGCTTTTGTGACCGGTTTTGCCGGGCAATTATTCAGTGACCAAGCGATGACGGTGACTTTTGCGTTACTCGCTTCTTTAATCGTGGCGCTAACCTTAATTCCTATGCTGGCATCACGTCAATTTAGCCAAAATAAAGAAATGCCTACAAATGACAATAATGATGACTCATTAGAAAAACAAACCGATAAAGTGCCGCTAACTAGAAGAAAGAAAGTCGTTAATATCGTCGTGCACATTTTGGCCTTTCCGCTTTTATTGGTTTTTAATTACTTACCTTTATTATTAACCAAAACTTTGTTATTGATTACTAACTTAATTACTAAGCTCGTCAGCTTTATTTTTAAACCGGCACATAAAGCTTTTAGTTATTATTTTGAAAAACTAGCGTCAGCCTACAGTCGGTTATTAAAAGTCGCCTTGCAAAATAGAGCTATTTTAGTGGCACTTAGTTTAGTGTTTGCGCTTGCGGTCAGCAGTTTATTACCAAAAATTGCGGTTGAACTTGTTCCTGAAGTGGCAAAGTCGGAATTTACTATCGAGTTAACCTTGCCACAAGGAACGCCGATAGATGTTACTGATCAACGGCTAAAAGACCTTGCTGCGACTATTGCCGAAGATAAACGTGTCAAGCACAGCTATTCGTTAGCAGGTAGCGGTAGCTTAATGATGAGCTCAGCCAGTAAAGGCGGTGAAAACTGGGGACAACTGTTAGTGGCACTTTACAGCAGTGATGATCTTGAATCAGTTAAAGCTGTGGTTCGCGCGAAAGTAGCTCAAATGGCTGATGTCACGGCTGAAATAGCGCAAACAGAAATGTTTACAACAGAGCGTCCTTTGCAAATTATTTTGTCAGGATACGATCTGGTGGCCTTGAAAAAATACAGCGACCAATTAATTCAAACTATGTCGATGGATAATCAGTTTATTGACCTAAACAATAGTTTACGCGCCGGTCAACCTGAGTTGAAAATCAGCTTTGATAATGAGCGCTTAGCAAGTTTAGGGTTAAAAGCGTCTGATATAGCCGATCAGTTAGTCACTAAAATTGCTGGCTCGGTGGCGAGTAAATACAACTTACAAGACCGACAAGTTGATATTCTAGTGCGCGCCGATGAAAACGCGAGAAATTCAGCACAAGCTATTCGTCAATTAACGGTTAACTCGCAGCAGGCCAAATCATTACCACTAGCCGCCGTTGCCGATATTACCGAAAGTATTGGCCCTAATGAAATCAATCGTATTGACCAAAGTCGTGTTGCTATTATTTCCGCATCATTGGCTTATGGCGACTTATCTGCAGCGGCCGCCAAAGCCGAAAACCTAGTGAAAGAACTCTATTTACCTTTTAATATTAAAGCACGAGTCGCAGGGCAAAATGAAGAAATGGAAAGCTCTTTTTCTTCCTTAATGATGGCGTTAGCGTTAGCGGTATTCCTTGTTTATTTAGTGATGGCTTCACAATTTGAGTCGTTATTAAATCCATTTATTATTTTATTCTCTATTCCATTAGCCGTGTTAGGTTCTGTATTAGGCTTATATGTTACTGGGACTAATATCAGCGTTATCGTACTCATAGGTATTATTATGCTCACGGGTATTGTGGTGAATAATGCCATTGTTTTAGTCGATAGAATTAATCAGTTACGTCATCAAGGTGTTGATAAACTTGCTGCTATTATGGAAGCGAGTCGTTCACGTTTTCGCCCGATTATTATGACCTCGTTAACCACTGTTTTAGGTTTAGCGCCATTGGCATTTAGCAGTGGCGAAGGCTCTGAATTAAGAGCACCTCTTGCCATTACGGTAATGAGCGGTTTACTGGTTGCAACAATGCTAACGTTACTTTTAATTCCTGTTTTGTATAGCTTGTTTGATCGAAAAACCTATATTGTCGAAAGCGATGAACTTGACAGTGATGGTTTTGAAAGCCAGCAAGCTAATAGCGCCTCGTCTAATAATGTAGCCGAGGTGTAAGATGACAAATTCAACGTCTAAAAAGAAAACAGCTAAGCAAAGCATTTTTGACTTACCAGTAACTGTTTGGTTAACCGCTTTAGCGATAAGGCGGCCTGTTACCACGGCTATGTTGATGTTGTCGCTTTTTGTTACTGGGCTTGTCGCCAGTAAATTATTGCCACAAGAAAGCTGGCCATCACTGAATATTCCGATGGCTTTTATTAATGTGCCGTATAACGGCGCCACACCTGAAGAAGTTGAACGCTTAATTACCCGGCCGATAGAAGAAGCTGTTTCGACTTTAGGCGGTATTACTGAAATGCAGTCAAGAAGTCGGGCCAACGGTGCTTCTATTCAGGTAATGATGGATCTTAGTAGTGATCTCGATAGTAAAATATTAGAGGTACGAGAAAAAGTCGATATGGTGCGCCATCTTTTACCTGAAGACGTGCAAAACGTAATGGTACAAAAGTTCTCTACTGAAGATCTACCCATCATGAGCTTGGTGTTATCGGGTAATAAAGACCTCTCCACCGCTTATGACTTTATCGATAAAAAACTGAAAAACCCGCTAGAAAGGCTTCAAGGTGTTGGTAAAGTCGAAATGCGTGGCGTTGTTCAACCCCATATAGAAATTCATTTAGACAGTATTAAGCTCGCGATGAATCGTGTTGATCAAGCAAAGTTATTGCAAGATTTACGTGACAGTAATTTTTTAGTGAAGTCAGGCTCTATTCTCAATGGAGGTAGAAAGTTCAGAGTTTCTCCTGACGGTGAATATCACAGTTTAGACGACATTAAAAACTTTCAAGTTAAAGTGGGTGTTCGGTTAAGTGAAGTAGCGACAGTGAGTTTAACCGCTCCTCCTAAGAATAGCGAAATTAGAACAGATAGAAAGAAGTCAGTTGGCTTAGAAGTCTTTAAAGAGTCTGATGCTAATGTTGTCGAGGTGACAAATAACATTGTTGGTTTAATTGAAGTACTTCGCCAAGAAGATGACTTTAAAGCGATTACCATTGGAATTAAAGATAACAGCGGTGAAGAAATTCAAGAATCATTAGGTGATTTGTTAAAGGCGGGCGCCTTAGGTATTGCCTTGTCTTTTATTGTTTTATTTATATTTTTGCGCAATAGCCACATTACTTTTATTGTTGTTGCTTCTGTGCCTATTTCGTTAAGTTTTGCCTTAGCTGGCATATATTTTATGGGCTACACCTTAAATATGCTCTCACTGGCGGGGCTTTTTATTGCCGTTGGTTTACTGATTGATAACTCGGTCGTTATTTGTGAGAGTATCCTTCAACAACAAGATAAAGCCTTAACCTCAATAGACAAAATTCTTCATGGTGTTGATAATGTCAGTATTGCCATTATCAGTGGCACACTCACCACCACCATTGTATTTATGCCTTTGCTGATGGGTGAAAAAAACTTTATTACCATCTTAGTTGAGCAAATAGCCGTGGCGATTTGTTTACCTTTATTGGCATCATTAATTATTTCAAAAACCGCCATTCCATTAATGCTTAGTCGTGTTAACAAAAAGGCCTTGTCGTCAGTTGTTACCCAAGGAAAATTAGATCGCTGGTATCGTCCTAATTTAACAAGAATACTGACTCACCCTAAAACAACCGGGGTTTTCATTTTATTACTTTGCATTAGTGGTGTGTTAACCAAGCAAATGGTCAATATTAATGGCGAAAAGGGTAAGACTGTCAAAGAAATCAATATTGTCTATCATATCCAAGGGCAACAAAAGTTAGCTGATGTCAGTAAATTAGTCGATGAGATGGAGCAGTACTTATACGATAATCAACAAGCCTTCGAGTTTACACAAGTTAATAGCCGGATTTGGTCAGATTTTGCCATGTCTCGGATAAAACTTAACGATGGTTATTCAAAAACACTTTATGATTTGAAAGCAGAGATTAAAAAAGGTTTTCCCGATACGGCCATTGCAGAACCATCATTTGACTGGTCAGAACAAAAAGAAAATTTGGTCAAACTTACTTTAAACGGCAGCTCAACCAAGCGTTTAATACAATTGAGCGAATCTGTGATCAGTCAGTTAAGTAATGTTGAAGGTTTTGCTGAAGTTGGCATCGATAACGAAGACAAAAACATGGAGTTAGTACTGCGTATCGACCGAGAAAAAGTGTCACGTTTAGGTTTAAACACTCAAGATATCGCTAGTCGTATTTCGAGTGCACTGCGTGGGACTAACTTGCGTTCGTTTCGTGATGCTAAGCTAGGTGAAGTTGATATTCGCTTGGTCTATCACGCTGAACAGGCTGTGCCGCTCGAACGTATTAAAGAGTTACCTATTTATGAGAGTAACGGTAGAGTTATTACCTTACAGCAACTCGTTGTTTTTGACACACAACCGATAATGCAACAAATTACGCGCTCAAACAGAAGAACCACCTTAGGAATTTCTATTAATTTAGCTGACTTAAGCCGTGTTGAAGCCTCGATGAAAATTAAAGAAGTGATGGAGAATATTGTTTTTCCTTCGGGTTATGATTGGAACTTAGGACGCCAATTTGCGCAAGACGAAAAAGCAGCAAAAGACATGATGATGAACATGATGCTTGCTTTAGCGCTTATTTTTATTGTTATGGCAGCGCTGTTTGAATCACTATTAATGCCAATCGCTATCTTGTCTTCGATTGGTTTAGCTTTTATTGGTGTTTACTGGACCTTTGCTATTTTAGGCATGGGGTTGGGTGAAACAGGCCTGATCGGTATGTTGATTTTAATGGGTATAGTGGTGAATAACGGTATTGTCCTCATCGATCAAATCAACAAGTTAAAAGTAGACGCTGAGAATATAATGACGCCGATTATCGACGCTTGTGTTAGCCGTATTCGGCCAATATTTATGACAGTTGCAACAACTATTATTGGTATGGTGCCGTTAGCATTAGCATCAAGTGATAGCCAAGCTTACCCGATGGCGGTTGCGATTATTGGTGGTTTGTTGTTTTCAACCTTTACCAGTTTGTTTTTGGTACCGTTTTGTTATTTGATGCTGGTTAAATTGGGTGAACGGTCAAGCAAGCGTTTTGCTATCGCTAAAGCCTTTGCTGATAAAAAAATTCCATTATAGTTTACCACTCGTATCGTATTATCAAGGGGGATAGAGTAAATGTTAATTCCCCCTTGTGCGATAAATATTCTATAATAAAGATATCAAAAAATTTCCGAGTTATCCCATGGAATACGAATTTATAAACGACCCTACTACTCGCTATGCGAAAGCAAAGTTCTCTTTTGAACATGAAGTTTTTGGCCCTTGGCTTGAAGTTGAAGTAGGCAACGATCCACAAAAATTAACCGCGTTGTTAACGCTCATCGATAAAGCCGAGCACGCAAGTGCACAAGAGCAGGAAATTGTTGGCAGTGAGTATACGGTTAGAATTATTGAAAAAGATGTCTCGATTGCCGCTAACGCGAGCTTAAATGGTATTGAAGCTTTACCTGAAGCACTCAGTGCTGATGATATAGACTTTGACGATCAAGAGTCAGCAAGTTGTGGGCTAGAAGACTTTCGCGAATTATTATTGTCTTGGGCAAGATTCACCACACGTTAACTCAATCGGTTAACCATCAAGTTAGTCATTCGTTATTGATAGATGAATAACGTTTTCATTCTATTTACGCTTTTATTATTTATAGCTTTTCTGATAACAATGACTTTTGGCACTGTTGTCTGACGCCACTTTTCTTATTCTTTTACAAAATTTGTAGGAGAATAAAATGCCGATAACACGTAAAACCCCTTTCGAACTTTCTAAGCTGACTATTGATAGAACTCCGCAAACCAAAGCTGCGGGGCTTACAGGTAACTATACCGATATCTTGATTGTTACGTTACTCAGCACAAGTTTATATTTTGTCGCTGAGCCCGTGGTGATGAAACAATTAAATAAAGGCTTGAATGAATCTAAAGTTATTGAAGCCTTGTCTGAAAAAGAACAACAGATTTTAAAGTTGGTGGCGGGTGGTTTTTCTAATAAAGAAATTGCTAGTAGTATGTTTCTTGCTGAAGGTACAATTAAAAATCATGTTTCAACGACATTATCAAAACTTAATACCCGAGACAGAACACGGGCGGTATTGATTGCACTTAACCAAGGGCTTATTTGACAAACTTATTTAAGATAGCTTGAACGGTTAATCCGCTTTTACATCGAATGACTCGCTGTCTTCAAGATAATCTTGATAGTTGTCTTCATCAATGTCGAGTAAGGTGAAAATCATCTCTTGCAGATAAGGCCAGTCAGCAGAGTCTCGACAGTGCTTATGATTGTGTACTAGGTTTTCAGCCAGTTTTAATATTGCATAGTAAACTTCTTGACCGCGTGGATTATTCATTTTGAGAAAATCACGGTCGTGATGTATTAAAATTAATTCGCAAATATCTTTAGGTAATCGCCAAGAAGAGGCAACGTAATAGCCAATGGTTGCGTGGTTTACACCATAAGCTTGGTCTTCAGTGATAGGAAGTG from Colwellia sp. PAMC 20917 includes these protein-coding regions:
- a CDS encoding response regulator transcription factor — its product is MPITRKTPFELSKLTIDRTPQTKAAGLTGNYTDILIVTLLSTSLYFVAEPVVMKQLNKGLNESKVIEALSEKEQQILKLVAGGFSNKEIASSMFLAEGTIKNHVSTTLSKLNTRDRTRAVLIALNQGLI